The Brassica napus cultivar Da-Ae chromosome C7, Da-Ae, whole genome shotgun sequence genome has a segment encoding these proteins:
- the LOC125590570 gene encoding uncharacterized protein LOC125590570, which produces MLAEKNNEFLIKNHNSQPTGAKAFPEVNSTAIEYSERRNQTNRGHGRRFNNKRGKTYNPKWKGSNKWVRSGKVSKGKETQEDTTQKRETVCYRSGCKGHWSRTCRTPPHFCKLYQESTKGKAKEVNLTENFEGTSYLDASDFANELD; this is translated from the coding sequence atgttggctgaaaagaacaatGAGTTCCTGatcaaaaaccacaattcccaacCTACGGGAGCCAAAGCATTTCCTGAAGTAAATTCTACGGCGATAGAATATTCGGAAAGGAGAAACCAGACCAACCGAGGTCATGGTCgccgtttcaacaacaaacgtggaaaaacTTACAATCCAAAATGGAAGGGATCTAACAAGTGGGTTAGATCCGGAAAAGTTTCTAAGGGTAAAGAAACTCAAGAGGATACCACCCAGAAGCGTGAGACAGTGTGTTACAGAAGTGgctgtaaaggacattggtctcgtacctgtcgtactcctcCACATTTCtgtaagttatatcaagagtctACGAAAGGCAAAGCTAAAGAAGTGAACCTCACTGAAAACTTTGAAGGGACATCGTACCTCGATGCCTCCGACTTCGCTAATGAGCTGGATtag
- the LOC125590571 gene encoding uncharacterized protein LOC125590571 codes for MARVTRMINKVAIDALRQTLWYRSKLLQWIFLEKSRTIHDAIHKVTNFIMIEEEMKVLSQKYKPQKTSARRKNLRNDRNQFKDNSYCEFHQTRGHSTMNCKVLGARLAAKLSKIKAYGRKAETSSSWMARSPTDDTSNDTIVFEERETIGIDKPHCDPLVIDLVIRDLEVGRILIDTGSIVNVIFRDTLRRMKIELGEVVPEPKPLAVFSGAMSMTLRSFKLLVMAKEVTKIIDLAVVDNPAIYNVIMGTPWIKPMKAVPSTYHFGIKFPTPNGIAAKTPDSDIVPESIALPADIPTPETVVDPTEASTAEVTGTIPSSE; via the exons ATGGCAAGAGTCACTAGAATGATCAACAAAGTGGCAATCGACGCTTTGCGGCAAACTCTCTGGTACAGGTCGAAACTCCTACAATGGATATTCCTTGAAAAATCGAGAACAATCCATGACGCTATTCACAAGGTAACGAACTTCATCATGAtagaagaagagatgaaagtcctctcccagaagtacaaACCGCAGAAGACGTCCGCGAGAAGAAAAAACCTTCGTAATGACAG GAACCAGTTCAAGGATAATtcctactgcgagttccaccagaccagAGGTCATTCCACTATGAACTGCAAGGTTCTCGGCGCAAGGCTTGCTGCGAAGCTTTCGAAG ATCAAAGCTTATGGACGGAAGGCTGAGACGAGTTCAAGCTGGATGGCTCGGTCCCCAACTGATGACACCTCTAACGATACGATTGTCTTTGAAGAGCGGGAAACCATCGGAATCGacaaacctcactgcgacccatTGGTTATCGATCTGGTAATCCGAGACCTGGAAGTAGGAAGGATCCttatcgacacgggaagcaTAGTCAACGTCATCTTCCGCGATACCCTCCGGAGGATGAAAATTGAACTCGGAGAAGTGGTCCCGGAACCAAAACCTCTCGCCGTTTTCTCAGGTGCAATGTCAATGACCCTCAGATCATTCAAACTCCTAGTGATGGCTAAAGAGGTGACGAAAATCATTGACTTGGCGGTAGTCGATAACCCGGCCATCTACAATGTCATCATGGGAACTCCTTGGATCAAGCCCATGAAAGCGGTACCGTCGACTTACCACTTTGGCATCAAGTTCCCAACTCCAAACGGAATAGCg GCAAAGACTCCGGACAGCGACATAGTCCCCGAGTCCATCGCCTTGCCAGCAGATATTCCGACCCCTGAAACGGTCGTCGATCCAACTGAAGCCTCAACGGCTGAAGTAACCGGAACGATCCCATCCAGCGAGTAG